Part of the Coriobacteriaceae bacterium genome is shown below.
CGCCATCAAAAAGTCCATGAAGGGCAACAAGCGCGCCAACACCAAGCCCGAGCTGCTCGTTCGCCAGCGCCTGCGCGCCGCGGGCCTCACCGGCTATCGCCTGGAATGGAAGGTTCCCGGCAAGCCCGACATCGCCTTTCCTGGGCGCAAGATCGCCATCTTCGTCAACGGCTGCTTTTGGCATCGCTGCCCTAAGTGCAGCCCGAGCCAGCCCAAGCGCAACGTTGAGTTTTGGGAGGCAAAGTTCCGTCGCAACGTCGAGCGCGACCGTGCTGCTGTGACAGCACTCACTCAAATGGGCTGGACGCCCATAACCATCTGGGAATGCGAGCTCAAAAAAGACCGCATCGACGCCACGATGGAAAAGGTCATCGAGCAGGTGCGAGCCGCAGAGCCGCAGCGCTAACAGCGAGCATTCACACGCTCCGCACGTCTGCGCCACATCCACGTCACAAACCTTAGAAAGCCCTTAAGCCCAAAACCTTTCAAGAGTGTTACTCGATACCTCTGACCTGCGGTTTCATCGTAACACCAAACCAGGTTAAGCCTTTCTTTAGCGCTTCTTTGCAGCAGCCGCGGCATAATACTGCCAACGCACGGGACCTAGCAGCAAACCCCGTGCGCAACCTTTTGGTGGATATCGAGGAGGCCGCATAAGCATGCATTCTTCCAATGACGCAGCACAGCAGCCATCCCTAAATCATGCAGACCTTTTCTCCTTCCCCCCGACACAGAGAAACGGCCTCCTCGACTCCCCCACCACAAAAGCCAAACGCTCAACCGACCAAAGCCACAACTTGCGAGCATCGTTCGAAAAGCTCCAAGCATCCCTAGACAAGGCGTTCCCCGAACAGGCAAGAGCAATCTAAGCCCATCGCGCTTTATACTGATGCCATGCGAAACATGGATCACATAGAATTGCACCGCGGAGGACGCGAGGAAGCTTTTCCCGAGACCGCCGAAGACTGGCCCTATATTGCCGAACGCGCAGAATTCGCTCGCTATCCGGGCAATTCCATCCCCTGGCACTGGCATTCCGAAGTTGAGCTTTTCTACATGGAGCAGGGAGCGATTGACTATCGAACGCGCGCGGCTCATGAGCACGTACGCTTTGAGGAAGGGTCCGCCGGCTTTATCAACGGCGGCGTTTTGCACAGCACGCTGCAATCACCCAATTCGGCGCCAGCCATTCAAATGCTGCATATCTTTCAGCCGTCGATGCTCGGCGATCCCGCGGGACGTCTCCAAAAGCGCTACATCAACCCATTGCTTCAATGTCGAGGCGTCGATGTGCTCAAATGGTCGCCCACCAATCCCGACGATATGCCCTTTATTGATTTGCTGAAGAGCTCCTTTAGCCACGACCTTCAACGGCCGCAGAACGAGATGGCGCTTCGAAATAGTTTGTCAGAGCTCTGGATTCAGATTAACGCCAAGGCCGAACCGCTCTTTTCCTCCGACAACGCCTCTTGGATGACCAACCGCGACGTACAGTTCAAGGCAATCCTGGACTATATCCGCGCAAACTATGCAGCCGCTATAGATGTGCCCCAGATGGCATCTGCAGCCGGCGTAAGCGAAAGAGAGTGTTACCGCATTATCGAAGCTTGCGCAGGAACGACCCCGGCGGCATATCTGCGTGCATACCGCGTAAACCGTGCTTGCGAACTTTTGGCACACACCACGCGAACGGTCCAGACAGTCGCGCGCCAATGCGGCTTTGCGACAGCAAGCCATCTTGGCCAGGTATTTAAAGAACAAATGGGATGCACTCCTTCGAGCTATCGAGCAGCGAGGCAGAATCTCGATAGCACCAGGCAGAAATCCCGCTAGCCCTTCTTCTGCCACTGCATCAAACTTGCAGGCAAACAACAGAGAGGAGCAATCATATGAAGCACTTTGACCATATCGTATTTGACGTTGATGGGACATTGGCAGATACAGAAGAAAGCGTTCTGTCATCGCTTGTCCAGATTGTCCAAGAAGAGACCAGCAAAACGCTCCCCCGACACGGGCTTGATTTTGCCCTCGGCATACCCGGCAAGGATGCCCTTGAGAAACTTGGGATCTACTCGCAGGCAACGTTGGATCGCTGGTGCCAAGTTGCCGCCAGCTTTAAAAGCACCATCAGCGTGTTTCCAGGTTTGCTTGAAGTCATCGCAACACTCGCCGACAACGGCTGCAAACTTGGCATCGTCTCCTCACGTGCGCGCGACGAATACGCAGAAGAAATTGCACCCCTTGGCTTCGATAAGTATTTTGAGCACATCATCCTTGTCGAAGACACAACCGAACATAAACCCGCACCCGCTCCCATGCTCGAATATCTCCGGCGTACGGGCGCGAATCCTGGCA
Proteins encoded:
- a CDS encoding HAD family hydrolase; translated protein: MKHFDHIVFDVDGTLADTEESVLSSLVQIVQEETSKTLPRHGLDFALGIPGKDALEKLGIYSQATLDRWCQVAASFKSTISVFPGLLEVIATLADNGCKLGIVSSRARDEYAEEIAPLGFDKYFEHIILVEDTTEHKPAPAPMLEYLRRTGANPGNVVYVGDTVYDEQCATSAGVSFARAAWGSHQDIPNATYNLETPNDLLTLTTK
- a CDS encoding helix-turn-helix domain-containing protein yields the protein MDHIELHRGGREEAFPETAEDWPYIAERAEFARYPGNSIPWHWHSEVELFYMEQGAIDYRTRAAHEHVRFEEGSAGFINGGVLHSTLQSPNSAPAIQMLHIFQPSMLGDPAGRLQKRYINPLLQCRGVDVLKWSPTNPDDMPFIDLLKSSFSHDLQRPQNEMALRNSLSELWIQINAKAEPLFSSDNASWMTNRDVQFKAILDYIRANYAAAIDVPQMASAAGVSERECYRIIEACAGTTPAAYLRAYRVNRACELLAHTTRTVQTVARQCGFATASHLGQVFKEQMGCTPSSYRAARQNLDSTRQKSR